One genomic segment of Oreochromis aureus strain Israel breed Guangdong linkage group 9, ZZ_aureus, whole genome shotgun sequence includes these proteins:
- the lmbr1 gene encoding limb region 1 protein homolog isoform X2 has protein sequence MLFLLALLILGIVWVASALIDNDAASMESLYDLWEFYLPYLYSCISLMGGLLLLMCTPVGLSRMFTVMGQLLVKPTILEDLDEQIYCIHLQEETLQRRLNGSSTNAYARGSFAHQLNKELDNIRNQRNKLERRKKASGWEKNLLYPIVMLILLTGTTISVLLVALNILYLLVDETAMPKGSTDRAIRNTSLSTFGVAQAVLEIILMFYLMVSSVVGFYSLRVFEGLTPRKDDTTMTTIIGCCVSILVLSSALPVMSRTLGITRFDLLGDFGRFNWLGNFYIVLSYNLLFAVVTTLCLVRKFTSAVREELLKALGLDKLQLSNSPTDPESGKLSANGHQKTL, from the exons ATGCTCTTTCTCCTGGCATTGCTCATTCTTGGAATTGTGTGGGTGGCATCAGCCCTCATTGATAATGATGCAGCCAGTATGGAGTCACTCTATG ATCTTTGGGAGTTCTACCTGCCATACCTCTATTCCTGTATTTCTCTGATGGGAGGACTCCTTTTACTAA TGTGCACTCCTGTGGGGTTGTCCAGGATGTTTACCGTCATGGGCCAGTTACTAGTGAAGCCGACA ATCCTTGAGGACCTGGATGAGCAGATTTACTGCATCCATTTGCAGGAGGAAACCCTTCAGAGGAGATTAAACG ggTCTTCCACAAACGCTTATGCCAGAGGGAGCTTTGCTCACCAGCTCAACAAAGAACTGGACAATATTAGAAATCAGAGGAATAAATTGG agagaagaaagaaagcatCGGGATGGGAGAAGAACTTGTTGTATCCCATAGTGATGCTGATCCTGCTCACAGGAACG ACAATCTCTGTTCTTCTGGTGGCACTGAACATCCTCTATCTTCTAGTAGATGAGACTGCCATGCCCAAGGGATCCACA GATCGAGCCATTAGGAACACCTCTTTGTCCACATTTGGTGTGGCTCAGGCAGTGTTGGAGATCATCCTCATGTT CTACTTGATGGTGTCTTCTGTCGTTGGCTTCTACAGTCTGCGTGTCTTTGAGGGACTCACTCCCAGGAAGGATGACACAACCATGACAACG ATCATTGGTTGCTGTGTCTCCATCCTGGTGCTGAGCTCAGCCTTGCCAGTGATGTCCAGAACGCTAG GCATCACCAGGTTTGATCTTTTGGGAGACTTTGGCAGATTTAATTGGCTGGGAAACTTTTACATCGTCCTTTCGTACAACCTGCTGTTTGCGGTTGTGACAACACTTTGTCTCGTGAGGAAATTCACCTCAGCTGTCCGAGAAGAGCTCCTGAAGGCTTTAG GTCTGGATAAATTGCAACTGTCAAACAGCCCCACAGACCCAGAATCTGGGAAGCTCTCGGCCAATGGGCATCAGAAAACTCTGTGA
- the rnf32 gene encoding RING finger protein 32 isoform X3, whose product MRSLLHPDFSLSDPLRRRSRGKHPQVREGVEERDLQRRHEQEEREYVLGPAPPPLTLAQKLGLVASPRERLTEDEWTRVKGRSVQQEESAQPCAICREEFRLQPQVLLSCSHVFHRACLQAFEKFSGRKRCPLCRREPYETRVINDAARLFRHRCATRIQAYWRGYMARKWYRTIKKSICPKDKRLRRQFFESRLQELNDSFVRYCHTDTEAFLSDIDRSLSSSRRVFQQLERKSVSEPQENDWDRIKSQVIQRGVWDCPICLTALSNLSLPTVSERSNHQQRRPTVLLSCSHLFHQLCLEAFEAFSADSRPLCPLCRSAYHKKLI is encoded by the exons ATGCGAAGCCTGCTGCATCCAGATTTCTCACTTTCTGACCCTTTGCGGAGACGCAGTAGAGGCAAACATCCCCAGGTGAGAGAAGGAGTGGAAGAAAGGGATCTGCAAAGGCGACATGAGCAAGAAGAGAGAGAATACGTGCTTGGCCCTGCTCCACCGCCGTTAACTTTAG ctCAAAAGTTGGGTTTGGTGGCCTCCCCTAGAGAGAGACTGACAGAGGATGAGTGGACCCGGGTCAAAGGAAGGTCCGTTCAGCAGGAGGAATCAGCTCAGCCCTGTGCAATATGCAGGGAGGAGTTTCGACTCCAGCCTCAG GTGTTGCTATCCTGCTCTCACGTTTTCCACCGAGCGTGTCTGCAGGCCTTTGAGAAGTTTTCTGGGCGGAAGCGCTGCCCGCTGTGCAGAAGGGAGCCATATGAAACACGTGTCATCAACGATGCAGCTCGCCTTTTCCGACATCGGTGTGCCACCAG GATTCAAGCGTACTGGCGAGGTTACATGGCTCGTAAATGGTACAGAACTATCAAGAAAAGCATCTGCCCAAAAGACAAAAGGCTGAGACGTCAGTTTTTCGAATCAAGG TTGCAGGAGTTGAATGACAGCTTTGTCCGATACTGTCACACCGACACGGAGGCTTTTCTGAGTGATATCGACCGCTCGCTGTCATCAAGCAGACGAGTGTTCCAGCAGCTGGAGAGAAAGAGCGTCTCCGAACCTCAGGAGAACGACTGGGACCGAATAAAGAGCCAG GTTATCCAGAGAGGTGTGTGGGACTGCCCCATCTGCCTGACTGCACTGAGCAACCTCAGCCTCCCGACAGTATCGGAGAGATCCAACCATCAACAGCGGAGACCAACCGTGCTCCTGTCCTGTTCCCACCTTTTCCACCAGCTCTGTCTTGAGGCCTTTGAGGCCTTCTCTGCAGATAGCAGACCTTTGTGTCCACTGTGCAGATCTGCGTACCACAAAAAACTCATCTAA
- the lmbr1 gene encoding limb region 1 protein homolog isoform X1, with translation MEEDDVTIREQNFHSQVREYIICFLLFAVLYIVSYCIITRYKRKSDDHEDEDAVVNRISLYLCTFTLAVSGGAVFLLPFSIISNEILLSFPQNYYIQWLNGSLIHGLWNLVSLFSNLCLFVLMPFAYFFLESEGFAGSKKGIKARILETFVMLFLLALLILGIVWVASALIDNDAASMESLYDLWEFYLPYLYSCISLMGGLLLLMCTPVGLSRMFTVMGQLLVKPTILEDLDEQIYCIHLQEETLQRRLNGSSTNAYARGSFAHQLNKELDNIRNQRNKLERRKKASGWEKNLLYPIVMLILLTGTTISVLLVALNILYLLVDETAMPKGSTDRAIRNTSLSTFGVAQAVLEIILMFYLMVSSVVGFYSLRVFEGLTPRKDDTTMTTIIGCCVSILVLSSALPVMSRTLGITRFDLLGDFGRFNWLGNFYIVLSYNLLFAVVTTLCLVRKFTSAVREELLKALGLDKLQLSNSPTDPESGKLSANGHQKTL, from the exons ATTTGCTTCCTCCTGTTTGCCGTCCTCTACATCGTGTCCTACTGCATCATAACCAGATACAAGAGGAAGAGTG ATGACCACGAGGATGAAGATGCTGTTGTCAACAGAATATC ATTGTACTTGTGCACCTTCACTCTGGCAGTGTCGGGTGGTGCCGTCTTCCTATTGCCTTTCTCAATCATTAGTAATGAGATCCTGCTCTCCTTCCCCCAAAACTACTACATTCAGTGGCTCAATGGCTCCCTCATTCACG GTCTGTGGAACCTGGTGTCACTGTTCTCCAATCTTTGCCTCTTCGTCCTGATGCCATTTGCCTATTTCTTTTTGGAGTCTGAGGGATTTGCAGGATCAAAAAAG GGCATTAAGGCGCGCATTTTGGAGACCTTTGTGATGCTCTTTCTCCTGGCATTGCTCATTCTTGGAATTGTGTGGGTGGCATCAGCCCTCATTGATAATGATGCAGCCAGTATGGAGTCACTCTATG ATCTTTGGGAGTTCTACCTGCCATACCTCTATTCCTGTATTTCTCTGATGGGAGGACTCCTTTTACTAA TGTGCACTCCTGTGGGGTTGTCCAGGATGTTTACCGTCATGGGCCAGTTACTAGTGAAGCCGACA ATCCTTGAGGACCTGGATGAGCAGATTTACTGCATCCATTTGCAGGAGGAAACCCTTCAGAGGAGATTAAACG ggTCTTCCACAAACGCTTATGCCAGAGGGAGCTTTGCTCACCAGCTCAACAAAGAACTGGACAATATTAGAAATCAGAGGAATAAATTGG agagaagaaagaaagcatCGGGATGGGAGAAGAACTTGTTGTATCCCATAGTGATGCTGATCCTGCTCACAGGAACG ACAATCTCTGTTCTTCTGGTGGCACTGAACATCCTCTATCTTCTAGTAGATGAGACTGCCATGCCCAAGGGATCCACA GATCGAGCCATTAGGAACACCTCTTTGTCCACATTTGGTGTGGCTCAGGCAGTGTTGGAGATCATCCTCATGTT CTACTTGATGGTGTCTTCTGTCGTTGGCTTCTACAGTCTGCGTGTCTTTGAGGGACTCACTCCCAGGAAGGATGACACAACCATGACAACG ATCATTGGTTGCTGTGTCTCCATCCTGGTGCTGAGCTCAGCCTTGCCAGTGATGTCCAGAACGCTAG GCATCACCAGGTTTGATCTTTTGGGAGACTTTGGCAGATTTAATTGGCTGGGAAACTTTTACATCGTCCTTTCGTACAACCTGCTGTTTGCGGTTGTGACAACACTTTGTCTCGTGAGGAAATTCACCTCAGCTGTCCGAGAAGAGCTCCTGAAGGCTTTAG GTCTGGATAAATTGCAACTGTCAAACAGCCCCACAGACCCAGAATCTGGGAAGCTCTCGGCCAATGGGCATCAGAAAACTCTGTGA
- the rnf32 gene encoding RING finger protein 32 isoform X2, which yields MALRKNLKSNASSKLVITSAAFQDHIMRSLLHPDFSLSDPLRRRSRGKHPQVREGVEERDLQRRHEQEEREYVLGPAPPPLTLAQKLGLVASPRERLTEDEWTRVKGRSVQQEESAQPCAICREEFRLQPQVLLSCSHVFHRACLQAFEKFSGRKRCPLCRREPYETRVINDAARLFRHRCATRIQAYWRGYMARKWYRTIKKSICPKDKRLRRQFFESRELNDSFVRYCHTDTEAFLSDIDRSLSSSRRVFQQLERKSVSEPQENDWDRIKSQVIQRGVWDCPICLTALSNLSLPTVSERSNHQQRRPTVLLSCSHLFHQLCLEAFEAFSADSRPLCPLCRSAYHKKLI from the exons ATGGCATTGCGGAAG AACTTAAAATCCAATGCAAGCAGCAAATTGGTGATCACCTCAGCTGCTTTCCAAGACCACATAATGCGAAGCCTGCTGCATCCAGATTTCTCACTTTCTGACCCTTTGCGGAGACGCAGTAGAGGCAAACATCCCCAGGTGAGAGAAGGAGTGGAAGAAAGGGATCTGCAAAGGCGACATGAGCAAGAAGAGAGAGAATACGTGCTTGGCCCTGCTCCACCGCCGTTAACTTTAG ctCAAAAGTTGGGTTTGGTGGCCTCCCCTAGAGAGAGACTGACAGAGGATGAGTGGACCCGGGTCAAAGGAAGGTCCGTTCAGCAGGAGGAATCAGCTCAGCCCTGTGCAATATGCAGGGAGGAGTTTCGACTCCAGCCTCAG GTGTTGCTATCCTGCTCTCACGTTTTCCACCGAGCGTGTCTGCAGGCCTTTGAGAAGTTTTCTGGGCGGAAGCGCTGCCCGCTGTGCAGAAGGGAGCCATATGAAACACGTGTCATCAACGATGCAGCTCGCCTTTTCCGACATCGGTGTGCCACCAG GATTCAAGCGTACTGGCGAGGTTACATGGCTCGTAAATGGTACAGAACTATCAAGAAAAGCATCTGCCCAAAAGACAAAAGGCTGAGACGTCAGTTTTTCGAATCAAGG GAGTTGAATGACAGCTTTGTCCGATACTGTCACACCGACACGGAGGCTTTTCTGAGTGATATCGACCGCTCGCTGTCATCAAGCAGACGAGTGTTCCAGCAGCTGGAGAGAAAGAGCGTCTCCGAACCTCAGGAGAACGACTGGGACCGAATAAAGAGCCAG GTTATCCAGAGAGGTGTGTGGGACTGCCCCATCTGCCTGACTGCACTGAGCAACCTCAGCCTCCCGACAGTATCGGAGAGATCCAACCATCAACAGCGGAGACCAACCGTGCTCCTGTCCTGTTCCCACCTTTTCCACCAGCTCTGTCTTGAGGCCTTTGAGGCCTTCTCTGCAGATAGCAGACCTTTGTGTCCACTGTGCAGATCTGCGTACCACAAAAAACTCATCTAA
- the rnf32 gene encoding RING finger protein 32 isoform X1, with translation MALRKNLKSNASSKLVITSAAFQDHIMRSLLHPDFSLSDPLRRRSRGKHPQVREGVEERDLQRRHEQEEREYVLGPAPPPLTLAQKLGLVASPRERLTEDEWTRVKGRSVQQEESAQPCAICREEFRLQPQVLLSCSHVFHRACLQAFEKFSGRKRCPLCRREPYETRVINDAARLFRHRCATRIQAYWRGYMARKWYRTIKKSICPKDKRLRRQFFESRLQELNDSFVRYCHTDTEAFLSDIDRSLSSSRRVFQQLERKSVSEPQENDWDRIKSQVIQRGVWDCPICLTALSNLSLPTVSERSNHQQRRPTVLLSCSHLFHQLCLEAFEAFSADSRPLCPLCRSAYHKKLI, from the exons ATGGCATTGCGGAAG AACTTAAAATCCAATGCAAGCAGCAAATTGGTGATCACCTCAGCTGCTTTCCAAGACCACATAATGCGAAGCCTGCTGCATCCAGATTTCTCACTTTCTGACCCTTTGCGGAGACGCAGTAGAGGCAAACATCCCCAGGTGAGAGAAGGAGTGGAAGAAAGGGATCTGCAAAGGCGACATGAGCAAGAAGAGAGAGAATACGTGCTTGGCCCTGCTCCACCGCCGTTAACTTTAG ctCAAAAGTTGGGTTTGGTGGCCTCCCCTAGAGAGAGACTGACAGAGGATGAGTGGACCCGGGTCAAAGGAAGGTCCGTTCAGCAGGAGGAATCAGCTCAGCCCTGTGCAATATGCAGGGAGGAGTTTCGACTCCAGCCTCAG GTGTTGCTATCCTGCTCTCACGTTTTCCACCGAGCGTGTCTGCAGGCCTTTGAGAAGTTTTCTGGGCGGAAGCGCTGCCCGCTGTGCAGAAGGGAGCCATATGAAACACGTGTCATCAACGATGCAGCTCGCCTTTTCCGACATCGGTGTGCCACCAG GATTCAAGCGTACTGGCGAGGTTACATGGCTCGTAAATGGTACAGAACTATCAAGAAAAGCATCTGCCCAAAAGACAAAAGGCTGAGACGTCAGTTTTTCGAATCAAGG TTGCAGGAGTTGAATGACAGCTTTGTCCGATACTGTCACACCGACACGGAGGCTTTTCTGAGTGATATCGACCGCTCGCTGTCATCAAGCAGACGAGTGTTCCAGCAGCTGGAGAGAAAGAGCGTCTCCGAACCTCAGGAGAACGACTGGGACCGAATAAAGAGCCAG GTTATCCAGAGAGGTGTGTGGGACTGCCCCATCTGCCTGACTGCACTGAGCAACCTCAGCCTCCCGACAGTATCGGAGAGATCCAACCATCAACAGCGGAGACCAACCGTGCTCCTGTCCTGTTCCCACCTTTTCCACCAGCTCTGTCTTGAGGCCTTTGAGGCCTTCTCTGCAGATAGCAGACCTTTGTGTCCACTGTGCAGATCTGCGTACCACAAAAAACTCATCTAA